In Deltaproteobacteria bacterium, one DNA window encodes the following:
- a CDS encoding HlyD family efflux transporter periplasmic adaptor subunit yields the protein MNATNRRRLLVGVPLLIIVIVTVGLAVKRVQDRSEDRSAFRVEGSESMGVRCVRASLGPIQALVFGEGTARAVRREFLTFEHPGRVTYVKTKGDGTPIAEGDPVRGPREGERLGELLASVDKRQHVEELKVAGAGLAEARQTVEVARAQIAEAEAQKRLAEENVRKKEYLHGQKAVSAHELDVARTELKTAESSVRSAQARLESAQSSVAAAEARINQARLPMEQSSIHAPFDGVITFMNIRQGDYFAANLVDMSSEEALLRTIPMVVIDPTRFEVTMELPFFDGMLVRPGQPALVMTAPGLAPISGDLGDGPSREEVVPGTVFSVNPAVSPGGRSIQVKVRTEGGSPGLRDGMFVTAWIVVEEKLEAVMVPFDVFIYRQNKPSVFRVDEARGVVERVDVVEGISGLIAQEVTTGIEAGDLLVTDGRHRLTHGAPVEIVEIVGETGP from the coding sequence ATGAACGCGACGAACAGACGTAGGTTGCTGGTGGGTGTTCCCCTGCTGATCATCGTGATCGTAACAGTAGGGTTGGCCGTGAAACGGGTTCAGGATCGGTCGGAAGATCGTTCGGCCTTTCGAGTCGAGGGGAGCGAGTCCATGGGGGTGCGCTGCGTCCGGGCCAGCCTCGGGCCCATCCAGGCCCTGGTTTTCGGCGAAGGCACGGCCCGGGCCGTGCGCCGGGAATTCTTGACCTTCGAGCATCCGGGCCGGGTGACCTACGTCAAGACCAAGGGCGACGGCACGCCCATCGCCGAGGGTGACCCGGTCCGCGGGCCCCGGGAGGGCGAGCGCCTGGGTGAACTGTTGGCCTCGGTGGACAAGCGTCAGCATGTGGAGGAGCTCAAGGTGGCCGGGGCCGGTCTGGCCGAGGCCAGACAGACGGTCGAGGTGGCCCGGGCCCAGATCGCCGAGGCCGAGGCCCAGAAACGGCTGGCCGAGGAGAACGTCCGCAAGAAGGAATACCTCCACGGCCAGAAGGCTGTTTCAGCCCACGAACTCGATGTGGCCAGGACGGAACTCAAGACGGCCGAGTCCTCGGTCCGCTCGGCCCAGGCCCGCCTGGAGTCGGCCCAATCCTCGGTGGCCGCGGCCGAGGCCCGCATCAACCAGGCCCGGCTGCCCATGGAGCAGAGCAGCATCCATGCCCCCTTTGACGGGGTGATCACCTTCATGAACATCCGCCAAGGGGACTACTTCGCAGCCAATCTGGTGGACATGAGCAGCGAGGAGGCCCTGTTGCGGACCATTCCCATGGTGGTCATCGACCCGACCCGGTTCGAGGTGACCATGGAGCTGCCCTTTTTCGACGGCATGCTGGTCCGGCCCGGTCAGCCGGCCCTGGTCATGACGGCCCCGGGCCTGGCCCCAATATCCGGGGATCTGGGCGATGGCCCGTCTCGGGAGGAGGTGGTCCCAGGGACGGTCTTTTCGGTCAACCCGGCGGTCAGCCCGGGCGGGCGGTCCATCCAGGTCAAGGTCCGCACCGAGGGAGGCAGCCCGGGACTTCGGGACGGGATGTTCGTCACGGCCTGGATCGTGGTGGAGGAAAAACTCGAGGCCGTGATGGTGCCCTTTGACGTCTTCATTTACCGCCAGAACAAACCCTCGGTCTTCCGGGTCGACGAGGCCAGGGGCGTGGTCGAGCGGGTGGACGTGGTGGAGGGCATCTCCGGACTGATTGCCCAGGAGGTCACCACCGGAATCGAGGCCGGAGATCTTCTGGTCACTGACGGCCGGCACCGCCTGACCCACGGGGCTCCGGTGGAAATCGTCGAAATCGTCGGGGAGACCGGGCCGTGA